The region cccccttcatcaacattgtttgccattttaaGATGCACCCATATGCATAATATGAGAATATTTAAAGAAACCATGCCATGGATATGGACATAACATTGATCGTTTGACatcaaagccatgaatcttcatacaCGATAGCTCCTTTTCGAGTACACATTTTAAAGATATTTGCCGTATTCCAAGTTCGTTATTTTTCTGATAACTAGGCCACAAATTATGACACAACACAAAGGTTTAACATTTCTTTCTTGAATTTCCTATGGTGTTTTCAAAATATGGTCAGAATGGCGGGCATGACCGTTTGTAGCGAGGGGTGGAATCTTGCAAAACTCTTGGCGATTCAAAGGCGCGTAACGCGTTCCATCATAAGCCCAACTACCTAATGATCTCCAAAAATAAATTTCATTTTGTAAACTCACCTTTGAAGGCATATAAATGCATGATTTTTGTGTTGTTTATGCCTTAAACACAATTATGCATACGTTAATTCATAGTATTACAAAGCATGTGACTTTTTTTTTGCAATGAAACTATTAATTATAGGTCTTGAAGTTTTTTCTGTTGACatagagaaaatgaatattttttagcAGATAGTATGATATATCTCTGAAGCAAGTTTATAAGTGGCTGGTCAATAAGTGGGGTCAATAAGTGGCCGGTCAATAAGTGACACTACGGATCCACCTAACTAGAGACTATACGGTGGGGTCAATAATAAGTGGCCGGTCCCAGCTGTAGCCACTCTAAGGTGCGAAAGTGAGTATGAAAAGAGGGGTCTGGAGGAAAAAATTCGGAAGAGAGCGCGCGACCGCATCCCTCGCCTATTTATCCCGCCTCTGTTATCCCGAAACTGGTCCAAACCCTAGTCACctccctccctcgcgccgccagcacCACCCCCACCCGTCCTCTCCCCTCCTTCCATAGCGCCGCCCCGGGCCGCCCATCGATCCGAGCGCGCGACCGCATCCCTgcgtcctctcctctgcttccaatCGCGCCACCCATCGATCCGAGCCCGACGACGCCAGATCCGCAGCCCACCTCCCCCCATCTTTCGCTCCCCCTCTCCGCCTCCCACAGCAGATCGAGCGCGTCGCCCAACTTCACAGGTCGCAGATGCACCGCCGCCCTGCAGCCTCGACGTCGCGGCCGGCTGGCTCGCCGGCGCGCGCCTGCTTCGATGCCCGCTGCTCCGTCGAGCTGGCCGAACCGCGTCGGCGCGTGACCTAGGGTTTGTGGTGGCTTTGCCCCCACGCCGGCCACGGCTCTCCGGCAACCAGGACGGGGACGGCGTCGACCGGATCCTCGCACGGCCGTCGTCAACCTGGCGCTGCAGGGAGGGGTTTGTTGTCTCCTCGGAGGAGGGGACGGCCGTGTTCACCTTGCAGTTAATCCCGTCTGCCGCTGATTCACCGGCCTCCTCCACCGGCATCTCTGCAAGATCGCCCGACGCCAGGAAAGCCGTGGATGCGCCGCATCGCAAGCCTGCCGTGCTGCTCCTTCTGCCCGCGTCTTTCCTCGACCACGTCTCCGACCTACATCCAACTGCTCCTGCCTCGGCCCTCATAAACTTAGCTCCTGGTGAGCTGCTACAGGTGAGACAATTGACTTCATATGTTGCTACCTGTAGGTCTGCTGCTGCAGCTTGGGTGTAGCCGCAATTGCTGTAGGTTGGGTGTATAGAAAGCTGACCTAGTGCTCTTCTTAGTACCATGGCTTCTATAGTTTGGTTGTAGCCGCAGTACGTACTATCCTGGTTTAGCTTAGGGGCAAATGGAGACGCACAGGGTCTCTGCACCAACACATTAGGTTTTTCCCTAGCAACTTGACAGTTCTTGGACCGATCCCTAATTTTCGTTTGTCTTGCACGAATTTAGTGCAGACGCTGTACTGGAGCAAGGACCCTGAGGAAAGCAACTGCACTCGGTTTTGGAAGATCTTATTGAAGCTAACATGTCATTTAGTTCTACCTTGTTTACTTCTAAATAAATCTTGAGCTATCTTAGTTGATCCCTTCCTTGTAAGAAATTTGTCAGTAAATTTGTAAAAGCATATACTGTTTTGGAGTATGCTATCCTTTTTGGATAGCATACTGTTTTGAGACTATGCATTTTGGAGTATATTTTTAAAAGCATATACTATTTTGGAGTATGCTATCCTCTGTGGATAGCATACTGTTTTGAGAGTATGCATATTTGTAAAAGCATATACTGTTTCAGATCATGCCTTGTAATAAATTTGTGATTATTACTTGTAATATATGTTGAGCTATTTTCGTTGATCCATGGCTTCTCTTACTTTGTTAATTTTTTATCATATGAACCAAGATCAAGTGATTATTGAATTCATTTTTCTCTTAAAAAAGCACATACCAGTTTAATATGAATCTGTTGCTGttgtggaaaaaaataaaaatagatgcaTCATTTTCCTAATTCTGAATCTGTTCCCATACTTAAAACATCAGTTTGAATTACATGTTGGAGCCCTTATAATTTTGGTATATCATGCATGTCATGTTACTGAAATACATTTGTTCGGTGCTTCACATTTGGAAGATTCTATGCTTCAGGTTTTAGAAAATTGTGAACCTTGCATCTCTATAATGTTTTTTCCCAATACTGTTTCATCCTTCCATGCACTACTGCTTCAATGTTGTCTATGATAACATGTTAGCTTCACACTATCCAACAAAAATGCATTAGCATCCTTCTTCTTGTCCATGGCTTGTGCACCTCCACTATTTTAATTGCAGGATTGCTGACGAGTCCTGGGTGTGGATGTGCAACACATAATTGTACCGAAGCCCTACGAAGGCAAGGCACGAGCATCGCACCCATGGGGTGGTCCAATACAATGTCGAAAGTATGTTCTTCTACCCCATTGCTTCTGGTATCCACACAATATGTTACGCTGGGTGCATGGTAATAAAGGTTTGAACTTGCTATCTTTGCAATGTATGAGCATCATGAGATTGTGTAGCACTGTGATCTAAAAGTTTGTACCAACAGTAGTTTGATTGCTGTTTGTACTGGTTGGTTGATTTTTAATTAATGGCAGTCCTCCCCTGTCTTGAAAAACTTTTTGTACTTGATACTTGTTTTCATGTTAGTTCATGCACTCATCTGATACAGATTTTTGATTTTGTTTAGTTCTGGATACACTAGTTCAGAATGTTGGCTTGATCTGGATGTTTTTTTTGAAAGCTGCTTGATCTGGATGTTGCTAATAAATAATAACCTTTTGTTTCAATCGTCATTTAGAATGGCGTGGAGAGTGATTGGTACGTACCAAGTTGTTGTGGTCACTCAATTCATTTTTTAATTTGTTATGGCCCCTATTCTGTTCTCTGAAAGAAGTGTGAAGTGATGAATGTGCATTGACTTCTGTATGCTCAATAAATATATGAAGTTGTCAAATGTTCTTATTATTTTCCTGTCCTGTCTGTTAATTAATGGGCTCTTAGCCTATTCTATCCTGATCATTCTAAATCACTTATGAAATACTGTTGTCAGTTTTTGGCATGCGGCCATGTTCTAGAATCGTATGGATTATCTATATGTATTTCACATTATGCATTTAGTAATATTGTTAGTTCAGCAGCACTTCCCCAATATCATGGGTTTTATGGCCTACTTGTCATATACATCTCCAAGGTGTGTTCTTCCACTCCATTGGTTCTAGTATCCACATGCTGTTAAGCTGCTAGCAGGGGAAAACATGTTTAAACTTGTATCTTTGCAATGTATGAGAGTATCCTGAGATTTTGTAGGACTGTGATGGTCTAGAAGTTTATATCAACTGTTTGATTGTTGTTAGTACTAGCTGATTAATTTTCAATTATCAACAGTCACTCCCCTTGATAATGTTTTTGCTTGCTTCACTTGATGCATGTGTTTCATGTTAATGTGCTCGTCTGTATTGGATGCTGGTACATGTTTAGTTCTTACCTACTCCTAAGACTGTTTTGACGTGTCTTAATACCTTTGGTAGATTTACTTTGTTAAGGAGGAGCATCCAACTAGTAGACCACCTATTCAGAGCATATCTTTACAAAGTTTTAATGGGATACATCTCTGTTTTGCAGTTTAATTGGATTCTACAGTTCAGCTTTGTTGGTGGTTACAGCAGCAGAGGAAATTTGAGCAATAGGACAATTCATCGAAGGAAATACCAAAATAGTGGTAAAGCGGGTGATGCAGAGTGGTGAAGCGGGTTCTACATTGATGTGAACGTGTGTGTTCTATTTTATCAATGTAACCTTTTTTTAGAATCATGTAAGCATTTTTGTTGTTCATGGTTGTTTGGGTGCCTAACTAATTTATTCTATGGAACAAGAACATCAAATGGCTGACATTGGGTTGCAACTGGATGTTTAAATGCCCATATGTAATAAATAAAACTAAATCTTGCAAAGAAACTATCAGGCAAAAATCAATATATAGGCCTGAAATGTTGGGCCTGTTTTGAAACCTTATATGGGCTGGGCCTGTTTTGAAACCTTATATGGGCCGGGCCTGTTTTGAAACCTTATATGGGCTGGGCCTGTTTAGATACCTTATCTGCGCTGGGCCTGTTCAGATACCTTATGTGGGCCCGGCCTGTTTATAGACCTTATATGGCTGGGCCTGTTTAGATACATTATATGGGCTAGGCTAGTAAAATATGTGTCAATTTAATTTTGTCTTCCATGTCATATCCTAAAtgtttgccatgtcatcacattgtaCACGTGGATGCAGCCACGTAAGCTTGTCCACCTCAGCTCCTATGTGGATTGAACAAATTGGTTATGACCAAAATGTAATTATGGTCGTAGAGAATCTATGATGAAAACTTCAGAAAGGTCATGTTTACTCGTTCTTGACGGCCAACTATTGACCTTCGGAATTTGGTCATAAAGGGGTTATAAAATGGCAACAATGATgattttctgaccaaaatggtgagTCATAATTGACTGTATTTCTTGTAGTGCGAAAACtgacctttggtctcggttggtggcacaaaccgggactaaagggggcattggtcccggttggtgccacgaaccgggaccaatgcttcaaCTATGTAAGAAACACTTGTGAAAAAAATCTCAGTTTTCATCGCCAGTTGCCCCCATCCCCCGACGACGCTGATCTcatcgacgccgtcaggctgcgccacctcgacctcgccgccgccgccgccaaggcggacgcctccccgagcccgcgccgtccAAGTCACCGGCCTCCCCGAGACTGCGCCGTCCTCGTCgtcggcctccccgagcccgcgccatcctcgtcgccggcctccccgagcccgcgccgtcctcgtCNNNNNNNNNNNNNNNNNNNNNNNNNNNNNNNNNNNNNNNNNNNNNNNNNNNNNNNNNNNNNNNNNNNNNNNNNNNNNNNNNNNNNNNNNNNNNNNNNNNNNNNNNNNNNNNNNNNNNNNNNNNNNNNNNNNNNNNNNNNNNNNNNNNNNNNNNNNNNNNNNNNNNNNNNNNNNNNNNNNNNNNNNNNNNNNNNNNNNNNNNNNNNNNNNNNNNNNNNNNNNNNNNNNNNNNNNNNNNNNNNNNNNNNNNNNNNNNNNNNNNNNNNNNNNNNNNNNNNNNNNNNNNNNNNNNNNNNNNNNNNNNNNNNNNNNNNNNNNNNNNNNNNNNNNNNNNNNNNNNNNNNNNNNNNNNNNNNNNNNNNNNNNNNNNNNNNNNNNNNNNNNNNNNNNNNNNNNNNNNNNNNNNNNNNNNNNNNNNNNNNNNNNNNNNNNNNNNNNNNNNNNNNNNNNNNNNNNNNNNNNNNNNNNNNNNNNNNNNNNNNNNNNNNNNNNNNNNNNNNNNNNNNNNNNNNNNNNNNNNNNNNNNNNNNNNNNNNNNNNNNNNNNNNNNNNNNatgtgtattaatgttttcatatatgcaaaagatagatttttagaaaagttaggatttttttctgttcatagatttttttggtgatattaattattataGAATatacaaatgtttgtatattcatatgaacaatgcattaggcaaaacctttactttttttcgaaattttctatttgaacatttaaaaaaaaaacaagcaatactaaaagaatgagaggagaaaggaaaataagaagaggaagaaaggaggagaagaggagaaataaataagaagaggaaaaaagaagaaaaagaagaggagaagaagagaaaatagaatattttctattttttcttgttctcctctattcctttcttgttctcctcttttttcttcttctttttttcttcgatcatctcttctattcctttcttcttctcctctttttatttcttcttttgtcttcttgttttttatcgggtatgtcgttgtccatataccccctcccgataacttcaacatgagggggagggtcgatataccccctccccgataacattattttcccatgtatgtatgtcgtcgttgtcgatataacccctcccggataacttcgacatgaggggcgatcGATATAtacaccccctctcgaccgtgataacttataccacggcagcACCCCACTCGGCCCTCTcgttcgaccaaaactctcgaggacacccaaaccctagagaaaaaacgatgttggtctcctaccccctcccgccgcgcccctacctgacaaactctctcgaggcagcgtcaaggccactaattaatatgattccttactgtgattagctagctagttctatgtttgccactaatatatccatatctgtcatgtttgaataataattgccatgttgtaaatatttgtagaaactatggacaccccccgagacgaagcaacaaaagtgaTGTTGGAGGAGATAATTGCACATGGAAGTAATGCCGTCTTATCGTTtctgaacgacaccgatggtctggaaggacagggtgaagaagcaggcaattatgatggctcctttgacccaatgccggtgcaagaaggagaccatgaggacggctccggtgacccaatgacggtgcaagaaggagaccgtgatgacggctccggtgaccgaaccgagtctggccaggtatatatattagttaagcccgtgctgactagctaatcgatccattcattgttttggtatatgtacacatattaattaattcttgtctttcttcttttttctagccctccggatcgagcacaacttcggtaaggagacgaggcccaaagaaaaagttgagctcggatgaaaggtttgagatcacagcaatcgcgcgcgacggcgaactgattgaacccatccggacaaagaacgcatttgctgctcagtgcagggttcttgttagggataagatcccgatcagcatccaccaatggtataagcctaaggaggaagaccctcaggtgtcttatgtcaatgatatgcagaaagatgatctttggactgagctgaaggcaaatttcaccctaccgccagaggaggatccggagaagccagttaaagagcaattaatcaagtctcgtgctcttaagaagatggcaggcctattcaggaggtggaggaaagaactgaaaaagtttgtcgataaagaagagacaccagaatttatCGGAAAATATGAGAAGAtctgagatcactggcccgcatttgtggcctaaacgacatcggaaaagagtaagaagatgtcggcgacaaacaagcaaaatgctgcgaagaagaagtttcaccgtagcacggggtcaggtggctacctcaaagcccggcctaagtggtccaaggttgagaatgatctgcttgataaagggatcgaaccagagacaatgagatggccagaccattgccggacttggttctttagggctggcggaaccttggaccctgtatcagggaagtgccgttggacggacgagcaactgaaaacaccAGTACAAGGCTTCGGCAGTATATCGATGCAGCTCAGCAAGGGACATTCGTTCAAGACAGGGAGAAGgacagctcacaatggccctcgggaatcctgggcaccctagacggacacgaggcacgccaggctccatgccgtggaaggttggttttccggacgcagggggttacaaaacccacgagaggaggaagaaactagagcagagccaactacaggcgctgcacgaaagggtacaagggctagaggaatgagaagcagatcgcagcaaacgacctgccgaagcttcccccgaagctaccccgccatctcagcggagaagcagcgtggcttccaccgagctgcttcagccggagcatgtcttgacggctcctgctagctaccccgtggattttatcacggaggctcaaaattgccaccttatgacgcaatggcagagcttaaaagtcaaggcggctgtctgccaagttcgaccttctgaacccgacgcaacttttcaccgtcgtccgattccagaaggatatgctagggtgacggtggatgaaataacggagggatttgaggacctattgcttgaccaccctaccggtgaaggggagactcggctgggttctgctttgaaaactccatgcctatggcagaaggagttcatcaagcttccgaactggacgcctcctcctcctcctccggtgagtcagggcactccgcctcctccaccgcctcctcctccggcgagtgacgatcagggcactcggcctcattctccggtgcgtggcggcactccgcctccttctccgcctgcgccggcgcgctcgAGCAGCcaacagcctcctccttctctggcgcgtggcggcactccgcctccttctccgcctgcgccggcgcgcccgagcagccagcagcctcctccttctccgcctcgccagcaagagcggaagagacccgccaccgccccggctgctccggcgcgtcgtagtccttctcccccgcctcgtaagcaagcacgaaagaagacagacgctgcagccgctccgtctgc is a window of Triticum dicoccoides isolate Atlit2015 ecotype Zavitan chromosome 2B, WEW_v2.0, whole genome shotgun sequence DNA encoding:
- the LOC119360442 gene encoding formin-like protein 3, encoding MVEKNNGLLMEPINNDDKDGHNSENKKAELIAVSRQLYREKKNDNALIIKKSTMPPGVQRVLKSPPSLAPPAPPPPVLSPPSIAPPRAAHRSERATASLRPLLCFQSRHPSIRARRRQIRSPPPPIFRSPSPPPTADRARRPTSQVADAPPPCSLDVAAGWLAGARLLRCPLLRRAGRTASARDLGFVVALPPRRPRLSGNQDGDGVDRILARPSSTWRCREGFVVSSEEGTAVFTLQLIPSAADSPASSTGISARSPDARKAVDAPHRKPAVLLLLPASFLDHVSDLHPTAPASALINLAPGELLQTLYWSKDPEESNCTRFWKILLKLTCHLVLPCLLLNKS